Proteins from a single region of Candidatus Woesearchaeota archaeon:
- a CDS encoding 30S ribosomal protein S19e yields MTHILQVNPSRLNSRVAAELKKQQLVKPTTWSAFVKTGHHKERTPDSPDWWYFRSAAILRAIAKLGPVGTEKLRTKYGGKKNRGHKPGKTYKASGSIIRHILQQLEKAQLIKQADKGVHKGRILTPKGTSLVDKIAVQIAKEEHKEQKQ; encoded by the coding sequence ATGACACATATTTTGCAAGTCAACCCATCTCGCTTAAACAGCCGCGTCGCAGCGGAACTCAAAAAACAACAGCTTGTCAAACCGACAACCTGGTCTGCTTTTGTTAAAACTGGTCATCACAAAGAACGAACCCCTGATAGCCCAGACTGGTGGTACTTCCGTTCAGCAGCAATTTTACGTGCAATTGCAAAACTTGGTCCAGTTGGTACCGAAAAACTTCGCACCAAATATGGTGGCAAGAAAAACCGTGGCCATAAACCAGGCAAAACTTACAAAGCATCCGGTTCAATCATTCGTCACATTCTTCAACAACTTGAAAAAGCGCAACTCATCAAACAAGCAGATAAAGGAGTACATAAAGGTCGCATTTTGACACCAAAAGGCACTTCTCTTGTTGATAAAATTGCAGTGCAAATCGCAAAAGAAGAACACAAAGAACAAAAGCAATAG
- a CDS encoding 60S ribosomal protein L31, whose translation MATSKPTLERVYNVPLRKEYQKSPRWRRTKKAVNALREFLQKHMKSEDVKVGKEVNELLWQHGIRNPPHHIKVTVTKDDKGVVRAELFGLKKEEPKAKAPAKKTPVKKAAQVKEAVTEQ comes from the coding sequence ATGGCAACCAGCAAACCTACTCTTGAACGCGTATACAATGTTCCTCTACGTAAAGAATATCAAAAATCTCCTCGTTGGAGACGAACCAAAAAAGCAGTTAACGCACTTCGAGAATTTCTTCAAAAGCATATGAAATCAGAAGACGTTAAAGTAGGTAAAGAAGTAAATGAATTACTCTGGCAACATGGTATTCGTAATCCTCCTCATCACATCAAAGTAACCGTTACGAAAGATGACAAAGGTGTTGTACGAGCAGAATTATTTGGACTAAAAAAAGAAGAACCAAAAGCGAAAGCTCCTGCTAAAAAAACGCCAGTCAAAAAAGCAGCTCAAGTAAAAGAAGCAGTAACCGAGCAATGA
- a CDS encoding RNA-guided pseudouridylation complex pseudouridine synthase subunit Cbf5, giving the protein MNSLTPKRQIFIKKAETGTFGKSPQQRSTTELCTYGIINLDKPKGPTSHQVSDMVQKILHITKAGHSGTLDPQVTGVQPVGIGRATRITEFLLTAPKEYICLMHLHKLIEPEILHQTLEKFKGKIEQLPPIKSAVKRQLRTREIYELEVLEIKDQDVLYRVKCQAGTYIRKICHDIGQELGCGAHMVQLRRTQAGPFTEKDSLVTLNDLEDAYFFYQENGNDTFLRYCIQPIENALTHIAKCWIFDTTIESVTHGRDVAVPGISKLENFRKAETVAVLTLQGELVCIGEALMSAVEVNTKEKGIAIKVQKVFMEPVIKPKEEKTE; this is encoded by the coding sequence ATGAATTCTCTCACTCCCAAACGCCAAATTTTTATCAAAAAAGCTGAAACAGGAACATTCGGCAAATCACCACAGCAACGTTCAACCACAGAACTCTGTACCTATGGTATTATCAACCTTGATAAACCAAAAGGACCAACAAGCCACCAAGTCTCAGACATGGTGCAAAAAATACTTCATATCACCAAAGCTGGTCATTCTGGAACTCTTGACCCCCAAGTAACTGGCGTGCAACCCGTAGGCATTGGTCGCGCCACCAGAATAACTGAATTCCTTCTCACTGCACCAAAAGAATACATCTGCCTTATGCACTTGCATAAACTCATTGAACCAGAAATACTCCATCAAACTCTTGAAAAGTTTAAAGGTAAAATCGAACAACTCCCCCCTATCAAAAGCGCAGTAAAACGCCAATTACGCACTCGAGAGATTTATGAACTCGAAGTTCTTGAAATCAAAGACCAAGACGTATTATACCGCGTTAAATGCCAAGCGGGAACCTACATTCGAAAAATTTGCCACGATATCGGTCAGGAATTAGGATGTGGCGCCCACATGGTCCAACTACGTCGTACGCAAGCTGGCCCTTTTACTGAAAAAGATAGTCTAGTTACACTCAACGATCTAGAAGACGCATATTTCTTTTATCAAGAAAATGGAAATGATACCTTCCTTCGATATTGCATCCAACCTATTGAAAACGCGCTGACCCATATCGCCAAATGCTGGATCTTCGACACAACTATTGAAAGTGTTACCCATGGACGTGATGTCGCCGTTCCCGGCATTAGCAAATTAGAAAATTTCCGCAAAGCAGAAACTGTCGCCGTACTTACCTTGCAAGGCGAGCTTGTTTGCATCGGCGAAGCTTTAATGTCTGCCGTAGAAGTAAATACTAAAGAAAAAGGCATCGCCATTAAAGTGCAAAAAGTCTTTATGGAACCAGTGATCAAACCAAAAGAAGAAAAAACTGAATAG
- a CDS encoding HAD-IA family hydrolase, protein MNTKCILFDVDGVVITKKRFSIPYSEKYGIEEEKMLPFFKGPFLDCVVGKADLKKVIAPYLAGWNFDGTVDEFLEFWFHAENNPHQELLRLVGLLRSLGVKCFLVTNQEKYRADYLRHEMNFSELFDGMFSSCDLGVAKPHSAFYEHVFSKLNTLGYDSEEKVLFFDDTSSNVEAAGEFGFAAYKYTTFEEFVRVIEGYFPDVFEVVQSFNEESDEKD, encoded by the coding sequence ATGAATACGAAATGTATCCTTTTTGATGTTGATGGTGTGGTGATTACCAAAAAACGGTTTAGTATTCCATATAGTGAAAAGTATGGTATTGAAGAAGAGAAAATGCTTCCATTTTTCAAAGGTCCATTTCTTGATTGTGTTGTGGGAAAGGCTGATTTGAAAAAAGTTATTGCTCCCTATCTTGCTGGTTGGAATTTTGATGGTACGGTGGATGAATTTTTAGAATTTTGGTTTCATGCTGAAAATAATCCTCATCAGGAACTTCTTCGCTTGGTTGGTCTATTACGTTCTTTAGGTGTTAAATGTTTTTTAGTTACGAATCAAGAGAAATATCGGGCTGATTATTTGCGTCATGAGATGAATTTTAGTGAACTGTTTGATGGAATGTTTTCTTCTTGTGATTTAGGTGTTGCTAAGCCCCATTCTGCTTTCTATGAACACGTTTTTTCCAAACTCAATACGTTAGGGTATGATTCTGAAGAAAAAGTTCTTTTCTTTGATGATACCTCTTCTAATGTTGAGGCAGCAGGAGAATTTGGGTTTGCTGCGTATAAATATACTACATTCGAGGAATTTGTGAGAGTAATTGAAGGATATTTTCCAGATGTATTTGAGGTTGTTCAATCTTTTAATGAAGAAAGTGATGAAAAAGATTAG
- a CDS encoding metallophosphoesterase, protein MKFLTFTDIHQDREMLACLVERAAKPDIDFVLCAGDISTFGRGLQVVLKAFNDLEKPFYVIPGNHEEGGALLSSAVEFYPYCVNLDRKALELDGFVLLGYGGGGFAQEDAVFRAVAREWYSLYNGRKIIFFTHGPPFGLKVDYLYDRHVGNKDYRKFIERINPKVVVCGHLHETAGVIEKLGHSIILNPGPKGKVIEVK, encoded by the coding sequence ATGAAATTTCTTACGTTTACTGATATTCATCAGGATCGGGAAATGCTCGCTTGCTTGGTTGAACGCGCGGCGAAACCTGATATTGATTTTGTTCTTTGCGCAGGAGATATTTCTACTTTTGGCAGGGGATTACAAGTTGTTCTTAAAGCATTTAATGATCTTGAAAAACCATTTTATGTTATTCCTGGTAATCATGAAGAAGGCGGGGCGTTATTATCTTCGGCAGTTGAATTTTATCCTTATTGTGTTAATTTGGATCGGAAAGCGCTGGAGCTTGATGGTTTTGTGTTATTGGGATATGGTGGCGGCGGTTTTGCGCAGGAAGATGCTGTGTTTAGGGCAGTAGCGAGAGAGTGGTATAGTTTGTATAACGGGAGAAAAATTATTTTCTTTACACATGGTCCACCGTTTGGTCTTAAAGTAGATTATTTGTATGATCGCCATGTGGGAAATAAAGATTATCGCAAATTTATTGAGAGAATTAATCCTAAAGTGGTGGTGTGCGGGCATTTACATGAGACGGCTGGGGTGATTGAGAAGTTGGGGCATTCGATTATTCTTAATCCTGGACCAAAAGGAAAAGTAATTGAAGTAAAATAA